A genomic region of Sulfobacillus acidophilus DSM 10332 contains the following coding sequences:
- a CDS encoding Alanine--glyoxylate transaminase (PFAM: Aminotransferase class-III~COGs: COG0160 4-aminobutyrate aminotransferase and related aminotransferase~InterPro IPR005814~KEGG: sur:STAUR_8044 aminotransferase~PFAM: Aminotransferase class-III~PRIAM: Alanine--glyoxylate transaminase~SPTR: Aminotransferase class-III), whose protein sequence is MANIKDRQKRYLVPGVTTYYEKPLVLVKGDGRRVTDATGRTYLDFFGGILTVSVGHAHPAIAAAVTDQVNQLVHTSTLYITEPMVDLAEKLAEITPGDLEQSFFTTSGTEANETAVAMAQLATGHQDVLALRHSYSGRSQAAMGLTGQSAWKLGGAGMALPIRHTQNAYCYRCPFGKTPDRCGLECARDAEAFIRTATSGRLAALIAEPIQGVGGFITPPPAFFQELVPIVRKFGGLFIDDEVQTGFGRTGKRFGIEHYGVVPDIMTFAKGLANGLPIGATVTTAAIGARYTGPTISTFGGNPLSMRAALATLNVIETENLTENARVTGLLLREGLEELSDRYPAIGDVRGLGLMQGLEWVRHDKTPAPDLAAEFLEATGELGLLVGKGGLYGNVIRIAPPLTVTVSEVREALELMNQATALVYAHHPELQDIPSTRIHYV, encoded by the coding sequence TTGGCCAATATCAAAGACCGGCAAAAACGGTATTTGGTGCCGGGTGTCACCACCTACTATGAAAAACCTTTGGTGCTTGTCAAAGGAGACGGCCGTCGGGTGACGGATGCGACGGGTCGGACCTATTTAGATTTTTTTGGCGGGATTTTAACGGTATCCGTGGGTCACGCCCATCCCGCGATTGCTGCGGCGGTAACGGATCAGGTCAATCAATTGGTGCATACGTCGACGCTTTATATTACCGAACCGATGGTGGACTTAGCCGAAAAGTTGGCCGAGATCACACCGGGCGACCTCGAACAGAGTTTCTTTACCACCAGCGGCACCGAAGCTAACGAAACGGCGGTGGCCATGGCACAGTTGGCTACCGGCCATCAAGACGTGTTGGCTTTGCGGCACAGCTACTCCGGTCGCTCCCAGGCAGCCATGGGGTTAACCGGCCAATCGGCCTGGAAATTAGGCGGAGCCGGGATGGCGCTTCCTATTCGGCATACGCAGAACGCCTATTGCTACCGGTGTCCCTTTGGCAAAACCCCGGACCGTTGTGGCTTAGAGTGTGCTCGGGATGCCGAAGCCTTTATCCGGACGGCGACCTCGGGCCGGTTGGCCGCGTTAATTGCGGAACCCATTCAAGGGGTTGGCGGATTCATTACCCCGCCGCCGGCATTTTTTCAAGAATTGGTTCCGATTGTGCGAAAATTTGGCGGCCTTTTTATCGACGACGAAGTACAGACCGGATTTGGTCGGACGGGCAAACGCTTTGGGATTGAGCACTACGGTGTCGTCCCGGATATTATGACGTTTGCCAAGGGGCTGGCTAACGGCTTGCCGATTGGCGCCACGGTGACAACCGCCGCCATTGGCGCCCGTTATACCGGGCCGACCATTTCCACCTTTGGCGGCAATCCGCTGTCGATGCGAGCGGCGTTAGCGACGTTGAACGTCATCGAGACCGAAAACTTGACGGAAAACGCCCGGGTTACCGGTCTTTTGCTTCGTGAAGGGCTCGAAGAGCTCTCCGATCGGTATCCGGCCATCGGGGATGTGCGAGGACTGGGGTTAATGCAAGGGTTGGAATGGGTCCGACACGATAAAACCCCGGCGCCGGATCTCGCGGCGGAATTTTTGGAAGCCACCGGCGAATTGGGCCTTTTAGTGGGTAAAGGGGGACTCTACGGAAACGTTATCCGCATTGCCCCACCGCTCACCGTTACCGTCAGTGAAGTGCGGGAGGCCCTCGAACTGATGAATCAAGCAACGGCATTGGTGTACGCTCACCACCCGGAGCTTCAAGATATTCCTTCGACCCGTATTCATTACGTTTAA
- a CDS encoding methylmalonate-semialdehyde dehydrogenase (PFAM: Aldehyde dehydrogenase family~TIGRFAM: methylmalonic acid semialdehyde dehydrogenase~COGs: COG1012 NAD-dependent aldehyde dehydrogenase~InterPro IPR015590:IPR010061~KEGG: bts:Btus_3089 methylmalonate-semialdehyde dehydrogenase~PFAM: Aldehyde dehydrogenase~PRIAM: Methylmalonate-semialdehyde dehydrogenase (acylating)~SPTR: Methylmalonate-semialdehyde dehydrogenase (Acylating);~TIGRFAM: Methylmalonate-semialdehyde dehydrogenase), whose translation MAQPLTHIIGGRPFAATATQWEPIYNPATEDVLAEVPLDDQTAVSAAVDAASTAFSSWKNTPIFERARIMFRYWELLQRHREELARLVTQEHGKVLADADQEVGRGIEVVELAASAPSLLKGEILPLVAHGVEASMLRVPLGVVAGITPFNFPAMIPLWMIPPAVVAGNTFVLKPSERTPLTSMRLLELLREAGLPDGVVNLIHGGKSVVDAVLSHPEIRAVSFVGSQPVAEYVYRTAAYHGKRVQALGGAKNFHVVMPDAELPKTVEALIGSAFGAAGERCLAGSVVLAVGHVADRLQDALVEAGRSMTVGPGWEPGTDMGPLIRQSHRERVRGYIARGISEGARLILDGRQHALPERGFFLGPTIFDGVDPRMTIAREEIFGPVLSMIRVPDLATAVAIANGSSYGNTATIYTESGGHAQYFRDHIQAGMVGINIGVAAPVAVFPFAGWKHSFYGDLHATGMDAFMFYTERRVVTARWWR comes from the coding sequence ATGGCACAACCCTTGACCCATATCATTGGCGGTCGGCCCTTTGCGGCAACCGCTACTCAATGGGAGCCGATTTACAATCCGGCGACGGAAGATGTTTTAGCTGAAGTGCCGCTCGATGATCAGACGGCGGTGTCGGCAGCGGTGGACGCGGCGTCGACGGCCTTTTCCTCGTGGAAGAATACCCCGATATTTGAGCGGGCACGGATCATGTTCCGATATTGGGAATTATTGCAGCGCCATCGGGAGGAACTGGCCCGTCTGGTTACTCAAGAGCACGGCAAAGTTCTTGCGGATGCCGATCAGGAGGTTGGCCGGGGAATTGAAGTGGTGGAATTGGCGGCTTCTGCTCCTTCATTGTTAAAGGGTGAAATCTTACCGTTAGTGGCACATGGGGTAGAGGCCAGCATGTTACGGGTGCCCCTGGGAGTGGTGGCGGGCATTACACCCTTTAATTTTCCGGCGATGATTCCATTATGGATGATACCTCCGGCCGTGGTCGCCGGGAACACGTTTGTGTTAAAACCGTCGGAACGTACCCCGTTGACGTCGATGCGGCTTTTGGAACTGCTGCGGGAGGCGGGCCTGCCGGATGGGGTGGTGAACCTGATTCACGGCGGGAAATCGGTGGTGGACGCCGTTTTGTCCCATCCAGAAATCCGGGCGGTGTCTTTTGTCGGGTCGCAACCGGTTGCGGAATATGTCTACCGCACGGCGGCTTATCACGGTAAACGGGTGCAAGCGCTGGGAGGGGCCAAGAACTTTCACGTCGTCATGCCGGACGCGGAGTTGCCCAAAACGGTCGAGGCCCTTATCGGCTCCGCTTTTGGGGCGGCCGGTGAACGCTGTCTCGCCGGCTCTGTGGTGTTGGCGGTCGGGCACGTCGCCGATCGTTTGCAAGACGCGCTGGTGGAGGCAGGCCGGTCCATGACGGTGGGACCGGGATGGGAGCCGGGGACGGATATGGGGCCCTTGATTCGCCAATCGCATCGCGAACGGGTGCGTGGCTATATTGCCCGGGGCATTTCGGAAGGCGCCCGTCTGATTTTGGACGGCCGACAACATGCGTTACCGGAGCGGGGATTTTTCTTGGGACCCACTATCTTTGACGGGGTGGACCCGAGGATGACGATTGCACGGGAGGAAATATTCGGCCCGGTCCTCAGTATGATCCGGGTGCCGGATTTGGCCACCGCCGTAGCGATTGCCAACGGGTCATCATATGGCAATACGGCGACTATCTACACCGAGTCCGGCGGGCATGCGCAATATTTTCGGGATCACATTCAGGCGGGCATGGTGGGGATCAATATCGGCGTGGCGGCTCCTGTGGCAGTGTTTCCGTTTGCGGGGTGGAAGCACTCCTTTTATGGAGACTTACATGCCACCGGTATGGATGCCTTCATGTTCTACACAGAACGGCGGGTCGTGACCGCACGTTGGTGGCGGTAG